CGCGCCCGCCGTATCCGCGGCAAGACCGTTCGTCGCCCATACATCGTGACCAAGACCTGCCTGTGGCAATCCCCTCGCGCAGGCGTCGTTGAGGCGACGGTGCTCGTTGACCTCGGGGCACGTGTCCGTGCTGTGGCGATCCGTCTCGAGGAGTTTCGCGGTCGCTGGCGCGCCGAGCGATTCAACGTGCTGTAGCTCGCATGTCGCCGCTAGAGAAGGTCCTACGCGTCAAGCAGCCATTCGGATGCGGCCTCGAGTCGCTTCGAACCGATCCCGTAGTGATCAAGAAACGCCCGCGCATCCAGCGAGGCCGCGAAATCGAGCAGTGACGCGCGACGGGACGCCACCATCTCGTCAACAATCTCCCGCGGCTGCCATGACTCGTACGGATGCGTCCGTCCCCGGTGCCGCTCGTTGACCGCGCGCACGGCGAGTTCATCCTGCCTGGCAAGCTCTTCGTCGCTGGCTCCGAGCGCGAGCAGGATGACCGACACGACGATCCCGGTGCGGTCGCGGCCCGCAGAGCAACACATGAGCGCGCCCGGGGAACCCGCGAACACCTCGCCCACCGCGCCCGCCACCCGATCACCAAACATGTCGAGGAAGTCGGCATAGCCGGAGGTGTGGTTCATGTACGGTCGGAATCGAGCTTGGAACCGCGGGCTGCGCGGGTCCTCGATCGGCGAGAACTCGTAGTCGATTCCCGCGACGCCTGCATCGGCGGGTGCGCCACCGGGCTCGGACGGGTCGCGCAGGTCGACGATGCGACGCACCCCGGATGCGGCGGCCTCGCGGAACCCCTCGGGCTCCCAAGCCTCCGGCTTACCCGAGCGAAACAGCACGCCCGGCCGGATCGCGCCTGCCGCGACCTCGATGCCGCCGAGATCGCGGGCGTTGAACGCGCCGGCCCAGTGCTTGTCGGCCCGTCGCTCCTCAACCGTGTGCTCTCCAACCGTGCGCGCGTCACCCACGCTCGTCTCTGACCACCGACGGCTGCTGGCGACCTCTTGAGAAGCCCCTCGCTCCACTACCGGCTCACTACTCCGCGTCGGTGTCGGGCTTCTCGGTGGCGTGCTTTGCGCCCGAAGGCTTCGCGGGCGGACGCTTGGTCGCGCCGCTCGCGCTCGTCTTCTGGCCGAACGCGCCCACCTGGGTCTTCTGCTGGGAGGCACGCGCCTGCTCGCGGGCGAGGTCGGCCGCGGAACGGCCCTGCGTCGCCCCGTGCTTGGCCGGGTTGCCCGACTTCGACTTGGCCTTCTTGGGAGCGGGTCGGCCAGCGGGCGCCTTGGCGCTTCGCGCCACCGAGCCCGCGGGGGCCTCGCCGGCTCCGGCGCGGGCCTCGCTCAGCGCGGATGCGGTGCCCTGCGACATCTCCTTGCGGATCGCCGCGCGCGTCGCGTTGGCATTCACCTGACCCGAGCCATCGGTCACCTGGACGTTGCCCTGGTCGTCCGCGGCCGAGTAGTTGAGTCGCTGCGGCTGCTGCGCGTCGAGGCCCTTCGCCTGGATGCGCACCTGACGCTGCTTCGAACCATCCTCGGCCTCGACTTCGGTCACCTGGACGTCGAGGTTCATGAGGAACCCGACCGATTCTTCGCGGATGCCACCGAGCATCTGCTGGTACATCTCGAAGCCCTCGCGCTGGTACTCCACGAGCGGGTTCCGCTGCGCCATCGCGCGCAGGCCGATGCCGTCCTTCAAGCTGTCCATCTCATAGAGGTGGTCGCGCCACTTGCGGTCGATGACCTGCAGCACCACGCGGCGCTCGAGCTCTCGCATCGCATCCTCGCCGAGGAGCTCCTCGCGCTTGTCGTATGCGAGCTTCGCGTCCGAGCGAACCTCGGCGACAACGTCTTCCGAGCTGACGCGGTCCTCGCCGTGTTCTTCGACGATCTCCTCGACCGTGACGGTGACGGGATAAAGCTGCTTCAGGTCGGTCTCAAGCGCCTCGACGTCCCATTCCGCGGGGTCTGCGCCGCCGGTGTGCTCGGTCACGATGTCGGAGATCGCGCCGTCGATGAAGCCCTGCACCTTGTCGGCGAGGTCGTCGCCCTCGAGGATCGCGCGGCGGTCCGCATAGATGGACTGGCGCTGCTCGTTCAGCACGTCGTCGTATTTCTTGACGTTCTTGCGAATCTCGGCGTTGCGCGACTCGACCTGCGTCTGCGCCTTACGGATCGCGCCCGAGACGATGCGCGATTCGAGCGCCATGTCGTCCGGGGTGTTGTCGTTGTCCATGATGGCGCGCGCGGCGCCCGTGTTGAACAGACGCATGAGGTCATCGGTCATCGACAGGTAGAAGCGGCTCTCGCCGGGGTCACCCTGACGCCCCGAACGACCACGCAGCTGATTGTCGATACGGCGCGATTCGTGGCGCTCGGTGCCAAGCACGTAGAGACCACCGAGCTCGGCAACCTCTTCGGCTTCTTCCTTCACCTCGGATTTCACGCGCTCGAGAATCTCGGGCCACTTCTTCTCGTACTCTTCCGCGTTCTCTTCGGGATCGAGTCCGAGCACCGTCATCTCGGCAACCGCGATGAACTCAGCGTTACCGCCGAGCATGATGTCGGTACCACGACCGGCCATGTTCGTCGCCACGGTGATGGCACCCTTGCGACCCGCCTGCGCGACAATCGCGGCCTCTCGCGCGTGGTTCTTCGCGTTCAGCACCTCATGCTTGACGCCGCGGCGCGCGAGCAGTTTCGAGAGGTATTCGCTCTTTTCGACCGACGTCGTGCCCACAAGTACGGGCTGGCCGGCGTCGAATCGCTCAACGATGTCCTCGACCACCTGGTCGAACTTGACCTTCTCGTTCTTGTAGACGAGGTCCGGCTGGTCGATGCGGGCGAGATCCTTGTTAGTCGGGATAGGAATGACACCGAGGCCATACGTCGACTGGAACTCAGCGGCCTCGGTCTCGGCCGTACCTGTCATGCCCGCGAGCTTGTCGTACATGAGGAAGTAGTTCTGCAGCGTGACGGTCGCGAGCGTCTGGTTCTCTGCCTTGATCTGCACGCCCTCCTTGGCCTCAATGGCCTGGTGCAATCCCTCACTGTAGCGACGCCCGGCGAGGATGCGGCCCGTGTGCTCGTCGACGATATTGACCTCGCCGTTCTGCACCACGTACTGCTTGTCGCGAGCGAAAAGCGACTTCGCCTTGATCGCGTTGTTGAGGAACGAGATCAGTGGCGTGTTGGCCTGCTCGTAGAGGTTGTCGATGCCGAGCGCATCCTCAACCCTGTCGATGCCTGGCTCAAGGATGCCGATCGTGCGCTTCTTCTCGTCGACTTCGTAGTCGCGATCTTCTTTCAGGCGCTTCGCGAGCTTCGCGAATTCGACGTACCAGCGATTCACGTCACCGGATGCGGGACCGGAGATGATGAGCGGGGTACGGGCCTCGTCGATCAGGATGGAGTCGACCTCATCGACAATGGCGAAGTAATGACCGCGCTGCACGCACGCATCCACCGAAGCCGCCATGTTGTCACGCAGGTAGTCGAAGCCAAACTCGTTGTTCGTGCCGTAGGTAATGTCGGCGGCGTACTGCTCGCGGCGCTGCGCCGGGGTGAGCCCCGACACGATGCAACCAGTCGTCATGCCGAGCGCGCGGAAGACGCGACCCATGAGGTCCGACTGATAAGACGCCAGGAAGTCGTTCACGGTAATGACGTGCACGCCCTTGCCCGGAATCGCGTTGAGGTAGGCCGCGAGCGTCGCGACGAGGGTCTTACCCTCACCGGTCTTCATCTCGGCGATGTTGCCGTCGTGCAGTGCGCCACCACCCATGAGCTGAACGTCGTAGTGACGCTGGCCGAGCGTTCGGCGCGCGGCCTCACGGACGGCGGCGAAGGCCTCGGGAAGAAGCCCGTCGAGGATTTCCTTGTCCGACTTCCCCGCTTCGGACTCGGCCTCGTACCGCTCGCGGAAATCCGTGGTCATTTCGCGCAGCTCGTCGTCGCTGAGCTCTTCGAAGCCGCCCTCGAGCTTCCCCACATCCTTCGCCATGCGCTCGAGTCGGCGCACTTGCCGCCCTTCGCCAAAACGAAGCATCTTCTCGAGGATTGAAGCCAAACCGATCTCCTGATAATTCTCTACACGGGGCCAGGCGAGTCTGCGCGAGCGATGCTGCGCGGCAGAGTGCTGCGAGGCGAGCCCCGGCCATCGTCACATCGTACTTCCCCAGAGTGAATGTGCGCAGACAGCGGTGTCGCCGACTAAGGCAGCCCGAGGGCGCGAGCCTGGGCGCGCAGAACCTGTTCAAGATAGGGCCTCCCTGACTCGACGCTGTTGCGATAGTGACCTGCAATCTCGAACGAGATCGTGCCGAGCAGCTCCGTCCAGGAACGGATAGTGAGAAAGATGTCCTCCACCGCCACCCGGGGCGCGGCCGCCGCAAACCCCATCTCGACCAACCACGCACGAATCCGGGCAAAGTCTTCCGCGAGCGCGGCGTCCGAGGTGTCCACGGCATAGGTACCTGCGGGGAGGGCAAAGCCCGCCTCGCGTGCGGCGACCACAATCCCGACGAGTGCGACGATCACCCGGCTGGCCGAGCCGATGGTCCGCTGCGGTGCGTCGTACCCGATTACCGGGGTGCCGTAGAGCAGCAGGAATTCGTGCGGCCGCGCGGTGCCCCAGCGACGCGCAGCCAACCCCGCGGCCACCCAGCCGGAGGTACCACGCGCCTCGCCGTTCGCTTCCCACACCTGCGCGATGCCCGCATCCACCGCCTCGCCGAGCGACTCGTATGCCTCGACAATGAGCTCGGTGAGGAGCTCATCGCGATTCTTGAAATACCGATACAGCGCGCCAACCGTCACGCCGACCTCGCGAGCGACCGCGCGCATCGACAACGCCGCCGGCCCGACGAGCGTCAGCTCGGTGCGCGCGGCCGCGAGAATGCGCTCGCGCATTGGCGTCTCCGACGCAACCATCACGACCTCCGTTCTCAAACCCGCGCCAACCTGCGTGTATGCCGACAAAGCCTTGACCACGTGAACACTGTTCACCATACTGGAAGTATCGAGTGAACAGTGTTCACTACCGCCTAGTCCCAGGAGGCCACCATGTCACACATCATCGTTCTCGGCGCCGGTCCCCTCGGCCGCGCCGCTACCGCAGCCCTGCTCGATCGCGGGGATGCGGTCACCGTCGCCACCCGCTCCGGCACCGTTCTTCCCGGCGCGGCAGCCATCCAGGCCGACGTCACCGACAGCGAATCGATGGCATCCCTCCCGAAGTTTGACGCGATCGTCGCCTGCGTGAATTTCCCGTACGGACAGTGGCAACAAAACTGGCCCCCGGCCATCGACAATCTCATTGCGCTGGCCGAGCGGTTGGATGCACCACTCGTCATCGCCGGCAACCTCTACAGCTACGGGCCAAGCGCCACCGCGTTCAAAGAGACGGACGATATGCGCGCCACCTATCGCAATGGCCAGATCCGCGCCGATGTGTGGCGGAAGGCCCTCGCCGCCCACCACGCGGGGCGCATCCGGGCCACCGAAATCCGCGGCAGCGATTACGTCGGCCCAAATACGGGCATGAGCGCGCACGGCGGCGATCGGCTGCTCGGCCCCGCAACGACAGGCAAGACGGCGTTCATCATCGGCGACCCCGATCAGCCGCACGCCTGGACGGCCACTCGCGACTTTGGCGCCATGCTGGCCCGCGCCACGACCCAAGAACAAATGTGGGGCCGGCCGTGGCACGTCCCCTCGGCACCGCCACTCACGATCCGGGAGCTTTCGACCCTTGCCGCCAAACTAGCGGGGAACGACGCGCCACCGCGCATCCTCTCGATGCCGCGCCCGCTGTTGCGGGTCCTTGCGCCTTTCAACTCGGCGATGTCGGCGATTCTCGACGCGTCGTACCAGTTCGACTACCCGTTCCGCGTCGACGACACGGATGCGCGGACCCTGCTCGGCATGACCCACACGCCGATCGAGACGACCGTCGCGGAGGCGGTGCGAGCGATGCAGGCCCCCGAACCCGCGTCGAGCACTCGCTAGGCAAAACGGCCGGGCGAGCCCCGCATCCCAGGCCCCGAACGAGAGAGCCCCACCCGGTAAACCGGGTGGGGCTCTCTCGTAGCTTGGTCGACCAACTCGGTCGATCAGTGCGTCGCGTTAGGCGACGGATGCCTCTTCCGACTGCGCCTGCTCTTCGTCGCCGAGCGCGATGACACCGTAGTCCCAGCCGCGGCGTCGGTAGACGACCGCTGGACGCTCGGTGTCTGCCTCAATGAACAGGAAGAAGTCGTGGCCGAGGAGCTCCATGTGGTCGACCGCATCGTTCGGGGTCATTTTCTTTGGAGCGAACACCTTTTCGCGGATCACGATCGGGTTGTAGGCCTCGTAGTCTTCGTCTTCCGACGAGACGCCCTCCACGG
This DNA window, taken from Gulosibacter molinativorax, encodes the following:
- a CDS encoding tyrosine-protein phosphatase; the encoded protein is MGDARTVGEHTVEERRADKHWAGAFNARDLGGIEVAAGAIRPGVLFRSGKPEAWEPEGFREAAASGVRRIVDLRDPSEPGGAPADAGVAGIDYEFSPIEDPRSPRFQARFRPYMNHTSGYADFLDMFGDRVAGAVGEVFAGSPGALMCCSAGRDRTGIVVSVILLALGASDEELARQDELAVRAVNERHRGRTHPYESWQPREIVDEMVASRRASLLDFAASLDARAFLDHYGIGSKRLEAASEWLLDA
- the secA gene encoding preprotein translocase subunit SecA, which gives rise to MASILEKMLRFGEGRQVRRLERMAKDVGKLEGGFEELSDDELREMTTDFRERYEAESEAGKSDKEILDGLLPEAFAAVREAARRTLGQRHYDVQLMGGGALHDGNIAEMKTGEGKTLVATLAAYLNAIPGKGVHVITVNDFLASYQSDLMGRVFRALGMTTGCIVSGLTPAQRREQYAADITYGTNNEFGFDYLRDNMAASVDACVQRGHYFAIVDEVDSILIDEARTPLIISGPASGDVNRWYVEFAKLAKRLKEDRDYEVDEKKRTIGILEPGIDRVEDALGIDNLYEQANTPLISFLNNAIKAKSLFARDKQYVVQNGEVNIVDEHTGRILAGRRYSEGLHQAIEAKEGVQIKAENQTLATVTLQNYFLMYDKLAGMTGTAETEAAEFQSTYGLGVIPIPTNKDLARIDQPDLVYKNEKVKFDQVVEDIVERFDAGQPVLVGTTSVEKSEYLSKLLARRGVKHEVLNAKNHAREAAIVAQAGRKGAITVATNMAGRGTDIMLGGNAEFIAVAEMTVLGLDPEENAEEYEKKWPEILERVKSEVKEEAEEVAELGGLYVLGTERHESRRIDNQLRGRSGRQGDPGESRFYLSMTDDLMRLFNTGAARAIMDNDNTPDDMALESRIVSGAIRKAQTQVESRNAEIRKNVKKYDDVLNEQRQSIYADRRAILEGDDLADKVQGFIDGAISDIVTEHTGGADPAEWDVEALETDLKQLYPVTVTVEEIVEEHGEDRVSSEDVVAEVRSDAKLAYDKREELLGEDAMRELERRVVLQVIDRKWRDHLYEMDSLKDGIGLRAMAQRNPLVEYQREGFEMYQQMLGGIREESVGFLMNLDVQVTEVEAEDGSKQRQVRIQAKGLDAQQPQRLNYSAADDQGNVQVTDGSGQVNANATRAAIRKEMSQGTASALSEARAGAGEAPAGSVARSAKAPAGRPAPKKAKSKSGNPAKHGATQGRSAADLAREQARASQQKTQVGAFGQKTSASGATKRPPAKPSGAKHATEKPDTDAE
- a CDS encoding TetR/AcrR family transcriptional regulator, yielding MRERILAAARTELTLVGPAALSMRAVAREVGVTVGALYRYFKNRDELLTELIVEAYESLGEAVDAGIAQVWEANGEARGTSGWVAAGLAARRWGTARPHEFLLLYGTPVIGYDAPQRTIGSASRVIVALVGIVVAAREAGFALPAGTYAVDTSDAALAEDFARIRAWLVEMGFAAAAPRVAVEDIFLTIRSWTELLGTISFEIAGHYRNSVESGRPYLEQVLRAQARALGLP
- a CDS encoding NAD-dependent epimerase/dehydratase family protein, encoding MSHIIVLGAGPLGRAATAALLDRGDAVTVATRSGTVLPGAAAIQADVTDSESMASLPKFDAIVACVNFPYGQWQQNWPPAIDNLIALAERLDAPLVIAGNLYSYGPSATAFKETDDMRATYRNGQIRADVWRKALAAHHAGRIRATEIRGSDYVGPNTGMSAHGGDRLLGPATTGKTAFIIGDPDQPHAWTATRDFGAMLARATTQEQMWGRPWHVPSAPPLTIRELSTLAAKLAGNDAPPRILSMPRPLLRVLAPFNSAMSAILDASYQFDYPFRVDDTDARTLLGMTHTPIETTVAEAVRAMQAPEPASSTR